In Acaryochloris marina S15, a single genomic region encodes these proteins:
- a CDS encoding RNA-binding protein translates to MSIYVGNLSYDVTEQDLNTAFAEYGTVKSAKLPTDRETGRKRGFAFVEMGDEAEEAKAIEELDGAEWMGRTLKVNQAKPRENRGGGGNRW, encoded by the coding sequence ATGTCAATTTACGTTGGTAACCTCTCTTATGATGTTACAGAGCAAGATCTAAATACCGCTTTTGCTGAATATGGGACCGTAAAAAGTGCCAAGCTTCCCACTGACCGTGAAACAGGGCGCAAGCGTGGATTTGCCTTTGTCGAAATGGGTGATGAAGCTGAGGAAGCTAAAGCTATTGAAGAACTAGATGGTGCTGAATGGATGGGACGTACTCTCAAAGTGAATCAAGCAAAGCCCCGTGAGAACAGAGGTGGTGGTGGTAACCGCTGGTAG
- a CDS encoding cell division protein SepF, which produces MNNLVPLHGKTPCEIRLSHPSSFTEAEADVQSLKKGQLLLVNLADLPPSSSQRISDYLAGSAHSLSGQCKEVGNGVFLFAPPSVPIQTAS; this is translated from the coding sequence ATGAATAACCTAGTTCCATTGCACGGGAAGACTCCCTGTGAAATTCGTCTGTCTCATCCTAGTTCATTTACTGAAGCAGAAGCGGATGTACAATCCTTGAAAAAGGGACAACTGCTATTGGTAAATTTGGCTGACTTGCCACCTTCTTCATCCCAGAGAATAAGTGACTATTTAGCGGGCAGTGCCCATTCTCTATCTGGTCAATGTAAAGAGGTAGGAAATGGAGTGTTCTTATTTGCACCCCCAAGCGTCCCTATTCAAACAGCTTCATAA
- a CDS encoding AbrB family transcriptional regulator, giving the protein MAKKTAAAKKKTAAKKKDIQPLVGKELLKKLKDLSHLSKRDKAKECGYVVGKQVNLSGFMNAILEAKGISLDGDANNDGRGREATYRVKVHQNGQVVIGSTYTEKMGLQTGDEFEIKVGYKHIHLTQLTEDK; this is encoded by the coding sequence ATGGCTAAAAAAACAGCCGCCGCAAAGAAAAAAACAGCCGCAAAGAAAAAAGATATTCAACCCCTAGTCGGGAAAGAACTACTCAAAAAGCTCAAGGATTTATCTCACCTCTCGAAGCGGGATAAAGCGAAAGAGTGTGGCTATGTAGTCGGCAAGCAAGTTAACCTAAGTGGTTTTATGAATGCCATTTTGGAAGCCAAGGGCATTTCACTAGATGGTGATGCCAATAACGACGGTAGAGGTCGAGAGGCAACCTATCGAGTCAAAGTTCATCAGAATGGGCAGGTGGTCATCGGGTCTACCTACACCGAAAAAATGGGTTTACAGACGGGTGATGAGTTTGAAATCAAGGTCGGCTATAAGCACATTCATCTAACTCAATTGACGGAAGATAAATAA
- a CDS encoding GDSL-type esterase/lipase family protein has translation MGLVTLAGCISLQSSQAQKSPPPSAKEKGRQPITLRNGAMTLGTTVPDYWHHQWVGKGKISITRDTQIFKQGPAALKVASTSGPAKGQAFQLIKGASRQSFTVSGFAKSTGKVKVNIAIQSFSKQSRPLQFQQVKYLHNTQDWSSFSQEVILPPKTHKFGIVLLIEGQGKAWLDEVKLTGSNIKNIADHLEKASAPKQPKPTVTPKQQDPTVPMPGHYPKFPQAWLKLHQQHLKQTQKRQINIVFLGDSITRGWRKHKKLWQQHYGNLGAANFGIGGDRTQQVLWRIDHGLFDDIQPQLVVLNIGVNNLWQDSFSSARIATGIEKIVAKIRIKNPQTKILLLGILPSGKQPHTPNRKKIQAINRQIEQLDNGSTIRFLDMGPSFLEPDGKISKTVMPDYLHLSPQGYRIWAKSMKNTFDEILRQ, from the coding sequence ATGGGGTTAGTAACTCTAGCAGGCTGCATATCACTTCAATCTTCTCAGGCGCAAAAATCGCCACCCCCCTCGGCAAAAGAGAAGGGCAGACAACCCATCACCCTACGTAATGGTGCGATGACTCTAGGAACGACGGTCCCTGACTATTGGCATCATCAGTGGGTGGGAAAAGGCAAGATCTCCATTACACGGGATACTCAAATTTTTAAACAGGGCCCTGCTGCCCTAAAGGTGGCTAGTACGTCTGGCCCTGCTAAAGGACAGGCATTTCAACTGATCAAGGGGGCATCTCGTCAGTCTTTCACTGTCAGCGGTTTTGCTAAATCCACAGGGAAGGTCAAAGTCAATATTGCCATTCAGTCTTTTTCTAAACAATCACGCCCGCTCCAATTTCAGCAAGTCAAGTATCTCCACAATACTCAGGATTGGAGTTCCTTCTCTCAGGAGGTTATCTTACCTCCCAAAACTCATAAGTTTGGAATCGTTTTGCTGATAGAAGGTCAGGGGAAAGCCTGGTTAGATGAAGTCAAACTGACTGGCTCAAACATCAAAAACATAGCGGATCATCTTGAAAAAGCATCTGCTCCGAAACAACCAAAACCCACTGTCACTCCGAAACAGCAAGATCCCACTGTTCCCATGCCCGGTCACTATCCAAAATTTCCCCAAGCATGGTTGAAGCTCCATCAGCAACATCTCAAACAAACTCAGAAACGCCAAATCAATATTGTCTTTTTAGGTGACTCGATTACCCGCGGGTGGCGAAAGCATAAAAAGCTCTGGCAACAACACTATGGCAACCTTGGCGCCGCAAATTTTGGTATTGGTGGCGATCGCACACAACAAGTTCTTTGGCGAATTGACCATGGCCTATTTGACGACATACAACCTCAGTTAGTCGTTCTCAATATTGGCGTTAATAATCTCTGGCAAGATTCTTTTAGTTCAGCCCGTATTGCGACAGGAATTGAGAAAATCGTTGCCAAAATTCGGATCAAAAACCCACAGACTAAAATCCTCCTCCTTGGAATTCTTCCATCGGGCAAGCAACCCCATACGCCCAACAGAAAAAAAATTCAGGCTATTAATAGACAAATTGAGCAGCTTGACAATGGTTCGACCATTCGATTTCTGGATATGGGGCCAAGTTTTCTAGAACCTGATGGCAAAATTTCTAAAACAGTAATGCCTGATTATCTACACTTATCTCCACAAGGCTACCGAATCTGGGCTAAATCAATGAAGAACACATTCGATGAGATATTAAGGCAATAG
- a CDS encoding (2Fe-2S)-binding protein — MLADPTEQAVAYCNVRSHVTTYPTQVEQGLLWIWPDHNAQAFTDCQQKQPATLPEPGSKWHKADWHMIEVPIGYTVSIENSFDPVHAQFLHEGISGFSPANAIPMQGFKLVDELSAEDGFVLSHKGYNTFNREMEATRTFRPPCANITQYNLPMAGVQTFQLYFVPTAPGYCRYIMKFVMDLDFPARPFSLMPWMNKKMLELLPEYVQIGLQHLGLYKLNDQDITAMYAQEQNEAVLDTGRRRTPFLPSPADQGTLTFKSWLNRFGNGGPEPNSLYAEGVESRSNEQLYDRWHRHTKLCPHCCRSIEWIAKTQRVCHRLTTVTVILGGIMLLLPLSVRLSLGCFAIAILSLLGHQGLTKLHSHFMSSIPRQGMPNLQLWPHGGT; from the coding sequence ATGCTGGCTGATCCGACTGAGCAGGCAGTCGCTTACTGCAATGTTCGATCTCATGTAACTACCTATCCGACCCAGGTTGAACAAGGGTTGCTTTGGATTTGGCCAGATCATAATGCCCAAGCCTTTACAGACTGTCAGCAGAAACAACCCGCAACCCTGCCTGAACCTGGTTCAAAGTGGCATAAGGCTGATTGGCACATGATAGAGGTTCCCATAGGCTACACCGTTTCGATTGAAAACAGCTTTGACCCTGTACATGCTCAATTTCTGCATGAAGGAATCAGCGGTTTTTCACCCGCGAACGCGATTCCAATGCAAGGTTTCAAACTCGTAGACGAGCTATCGGCAGAGGATGGTTTTGTTCTTAGTCATAAAGGATATAACACCTTTAATCGAGAGATGGAGGCAACTCGAACATTCCGTCCCCCTTGTGCCAACATCACCCAGTACAACTTGCCAATGGCTGGTGTCCAAACCTTTCAACTCTATTTTGTCCCGACAGCACCAGGATATTGTCGATATATTATGAAGTTCGTGATGGACTTAGATTTTCCGGCTCGTCCTTTTAGTTTGATGCCGTGGATGAACAAAAAAATGCTAGAGTTGCTACCCGAATATGTGCAGATTGGACTACAACATTTGGGGCTTTACAAACTCAATGATCAGGATATTACAGCTATGTATGCCCAAGAACAGAATGAGGCTGTTCTCGATACAGGGCGTAGACGTACTCCCTTCCTCCCCTCTCCTGCGGATCAGGGAACTTTGACTTTTAAAAGCTGGCTGAATAGATTTGGAAATGGTGGTCCTGAACCCAATTCTCTCTACGCAGAAGGAGTGGAAAGCCGAAGCAATGAGCAACTCTATGACCGCTGGCATCGCCATACTAAACTTTGTCCTCACTGTTGCCGTTCTATAGAGTGGATTGCAAAAACTCAGAGAGTTTGCCATCGTTTGACGACTGTGACGGTAATTCTGGGGGGAATCATGCTTTTGCTACCACTATCAGTCCGACTCAGTCTGGGATGCTTCGCAATTGCAATTCTAAGTCTTCTAGGACATCAGGGACTCACAAAATTGCACTCGCATTTCATGAGTAGTATTCCGCGGCAAGGGATGCCAAACCTTCAACTTTGGCCCCATGGAGGTACTTGA
- a CDS encoding ISKra4 family transposase, giving the protein MDYEFRVIVEKVSVTTQEVVKRDTLKIYDIKQPESILDLGLRHEEQISLLSKVQSALLSEQSTLIDTGVTQCIKCGGKIGKLGFQPSTFHAVFSDHKLRIQKHRCKNPECRWQSMPSVLSVFGTDTHPDLVKLQCENGALHSYREAQDNMERLNAQRRSVNNHVQIKNVTNQVGERLSQANTTPPDQEELPTPAAELIAQVDGGHIPTKDKDKRSFEALSGIVYRPSAIEVVDKHHRQITEKTCVVSALEDELQTIKTYLHHAALKQGMTEETQVTALADGASNCWSVISVLEPHCKALELILDWFHIGKKFRNVSNALGETFAESLDSAKGSLWHGKVDDALQKIAMLRDNISDEKKQTKLKGLYDYLKNNSEYLVNYDERDKAGLAYTSQVAESHIDTLINARHKKKQKMQWTRVGAHNVLQIRASMISNEWSDNWLDLVLPEEEKAA; this is encoded by the coding sequence ATGGACTACGAATTTAGAGTGATTGTGGAGAAAGTTTCGGTTACCACTCAGGAAGTCGTTAAACGAGACACTCTAAAAATCTATGACATCAAGCAACCAGAATCTATTCTAGATCTAGGATTGCGTCACGAAGAACAAATCTCTCTGCTTTCCAAAGTCCAAAGTGCTCTGTTATCCGAACAATCTACCCTCATCGATACTGGAGTTACGCAGTGCATCAAATGTGGTGGGAAAATAGGCAAGCTTGGTTTTCAACCATCTACATTCCATGCCGTCTTCAGCGATCATAAACTCCGTATCCAAAAACATCGGTGCAAGAATCCTGAGTGTCGATGGCAAAGTATGCCATCGGTGTTGAGCGTCTTTGGCACAGATACTCATCCTGACTTAGTAAAACTGCAATGTGAGAATGGTGCCTTGCATAGCTATCGAGAAGCTCAGGATAATATGGAGCGGCTGAATGCTCAGCGCCGGAGTGTGAATAACCATGTCCAAATCAAAAACGTGACCAATCAAGTCGGTGAGCGTTTATCTCAAGCGAACACTACCCCTCCAGATCAAGAAGAGTTACCCACCCCGGCAGCAGAACTCATTGCTCAAGTCGATGGGGGTCATATTCCTACCAAAGATAAAGACAAGCGCAGTTTTGAAGCCTTATCTGGCATCGTTTATCGTCCTAGTGCCATTGAAGTAGTTGATAAACATCATCGCCAAATTACGGAAAAGACTTGTGTTGTTTCCGCCTTAGAGGATGAGTTGCAAACCATCAAGACCTATCTGCATCATGCGGCACTTAAACAAGGGATGACAGAAGAGACACAGGTCACTGCCTTGGCCGATGGTGCTAGCAACTGCTGGTCAGTCATCTCAGTTCTTGAGCCTCATTGCAAAGCATTAGAGCTGATCTTGGACTGGTTTCATATCGGCAAGAAATTCCGAAATGTCAGCAATGCACTGGGTGAAACCTTTGCAGAATCCCTCGATAGTGCGAAGGGGAGTTTATGGCATGGAAAAGTAGATGATGCTCTGCAGAAGATTGCCATGCTTCGAGACAACATTTCAGATGAGAAGAAGCAAACAAAGCTCAAAGGCTTATACGATTACTTAAAGAATAACAGTGAATATCTTGTCAATTATGACGAGCGAGATAAAGCGGGGCTAGCTTATACCAGTCAAGTTGCAGAATCTCATATTGACACCCTCATTAATGCTCGCCATAAAAAGAAGCAGAAGATGCAATGGACTCGGGTAGGTGCCCATAATGTCTTGCAAATCAGGGCGAGTATGATCAGTAATGAATGGAGTGATAATTGGCTAGATTTAGTTCTTCCTGAAGAAGAAAAAGCTGCTTGA